A region from the Lysobacter antibioticus genome encodes:
- a CDS encoding adenylosuccinate synthase, giving the protein MGQSVVVLGAQWGDEGKGKIVDLLTEQIGAVVRFQGGHNAGHTLVIGGKKTVLHLIPSGILRDDALCLIGNGVVLSPAALRKEIGELEETGVEVRSRLKISPATPLIMPYHIALDQAREKAAGGKAIGTTGRGIGPAYEDKVARRGIRVADLHYPTQLAEQLRTALDYHNFVLTKYLGVDAVDYQQTLDEALAFGEYVEPMKSDVAGILHDLRKQGKRVLFEGAQGSLLDIDHGTYPYVTSSNTTVGGALAGTGVGADSIDYVLGIAKAYATRVGGGPFPTELDDEVGQGIRDRGQEYGATTGRPRRCGWIDIVALKRAVAINGITGLCITKLDVLDGMKTLKICIAYEYRGKRTEYAPLDAAGWDECTPVYLEFPGWEENTHGITEWDKLPAAARAYLRALEELAGCQLAIVSTGPDRAHTMVLRDPWA; this is encoded by the coding sequence ATGGGTCAGTCAGTCGTCGTTCTCGGTGCCCAATGGGGCGATGAAGGCAAGGGCAAAATCGTCGACCTGCTGACCGAGCAGATCGGCGCCGTCGTGCGGTTCCAGGGCGGCCACAACGCCGGCCACACCCTCGTCATCGGCGGCAAGAAGACCGTCCTCCACCTGATTCCGTCGGGCATCCTGCGCGACGATGCGTTGTGCCTGATCGGCAACGGCGTCGTGTTGAGCCCGGCCGCGCTGCGCAAGGAAATCGGCGAGCTCGAGGAGACCGGCGTGGAAGTGCGTTCGCGCCTCAAGATCAGCCCGGCCACGCCGCTGATCATGCCGTACCACATCGCCCTGGATCAGGCCCGCGAGAAGGCCGCCGGCGGCAAGGCCATCGGCACCACCGGCCGCGGCATCGGCCCGGCCTACGAAGACAAGGTGGCGCGCCGCGGCATCCGCGTCGCCGACCTGCATTACCCGACCCAGCTCGCCGAGCAACTGCGCACCGCGCTCGACTATCACAACTTCGTCCTGACCAAGTATCTGGGCGTCGACGCGGTCGACTACCAGCAGACCCTGGACGAGGCGCTGGCCTTCGGCGAATACGTCGAGCCGATGAAGTCCGACGTCGCCGGCATCCTTCACGACCTGCGCAAGCAGGGCAAGCGCGTGCTGTTCGAAGGCGCGCAGGGGTCGCTGCTCGACATCGACCACGGCACCTATCCCTACGTCACCTCGTCCAACACCACCGTCGGCGGCGCGCTCGCCGGCACCGGCGTCGGCGCGGACTCGATCGACTACGTGCTCGGCATCGCCAAGGCCTACGCGACCCGCGTCGGCGGCGGCCCGTTCCCGACCGAACTCGACGACGAAGTCGGCCAGGGCATCCGCGACCGCGGCCAGGAATACGGCGCCACCACCGGCCGTCCGCGCCGCTGCGGCTGGATCGACATCGTCGCGCTGAAGCGCGCGGTGGCGATCAACGGCATCACCGGCCTGTGCATCACCAAGCTCGACGTGCTCGACGGCATGAAGACGCTGAAGATCTGCATCGCCTACGAATACCGCGGCAAGCGCACCGAATACGCGCCGCTCGACGCCGCCGGCTGGGACGAGTGCACGCCGGTCTACCTGGAGTTCCCGGGTTGGGAAGAAAACACCCACGGCATCACCGAGTGGGACAAGCTGCCGGCCGCGGCTCGCGCCTACCTGCGCGCGCTGGAAGAATTGGCCGGCTGCCAGTTGGCCATCGTCTCGACCGGTCCGGACCGCGCCCACACCATGGTGCTGCGCGATCCCTGGGCCTGA